Below is a genomic region from Trichoderma asperellum chromosome 2, complete sequence.
caaaataaaataaaaaaaataaaaaaataaaaaaaataaaaaaaataaaaaaaataaaaaaaataaaaaaaataaaaaaaataaaaaaaataaaaaaaataaaaaaaataaaaaaaataaaaaaaaataaaaaaaataaaaaaataaaaaaaataaaaaaaataaaaaaaataaaaattagacACAAGGTACCACTACCCTATAGGATTGGAATTGGGAATTGTTTATCGCTCTACTTATCGTATATATGTATCAATAGAGTGGAAAGGCACTATTGAACAGGGAAATGATGACCTAATCTGACAAAGTGAATCTTGGAGGTTTTACATGCAAGTATTTCTGCGATCTAGCTAGTTCACTATAGAGCAGgaacttttaatatactttctTTAGACGCAGTATCTCTCTCAGCGTTCGCAGTCTGGATTATATTTAGGTTAGGTAATTTACCGAATTGAGGATGGGGAGACTCACCAATTGGATTCCGAAGTGCTACTGCGCAGGTTAAGGTATCTACCAGAGCGCCGAGAAAACCATTTAAACCAAGCTTGTCATTTCCTCCTTTCAGATCAACCATGCTTTTAGCAGCATCCATGTGCTGCTTTGACGTATTTCTATCCCCAATATTGATCTGCAGGAATTTCTTTTCAGTATTTATGCAATGGCATAAGCAGACATGTGCTTACCTCATCTGCAGCGAGCAAAGAAGCCTGGGCGATGGCTGAGTCACTCACCTGGCGATTCTGCGATGCAAGTAGTTCACTCATAGACCGTAAGCAAGCTAACTTATAGTAAGTAGCTAACTCTACATAATATTTGTTTTGCTCTTGCTTAAAAAGGCTacggcaagaagagagcaagatTGCGCTTAGCAATCCAGAGTTTGATAGCGCGAGAGGAATCAGTTCCGTGAGCATGAAGCGTTTCCATACATCAGAATTTGTGTATTTTCTGCAATGCCGCTTGCCAAAGGGAATAACAAAGGTTACATCTAAAATCGTGTCATTGAAATGATCAGCGATAGAAGCCCGTGCTTATTGATTGCATTACTGAGGAGGTTTGGAATAGTGATTAGGTACTTACAGTGGTGTAAAAGAAATTGCTCTGTGCGGTTGAACTCAAGGCCATGAACAGAGTATACATTCTTATGGAATGAAGAAATCGTTGACGtttccaaaaaaagaggctgagaTGCGCGAGGAGGGTATAGAATTATTTCACGACCACCTTCATTCGCATGGCTGGAACTTGAGGCTTCCGCAGAGCGTGTACGGCCAGCGCTTACCGCTGAGTCTGAGGCGGATGCATGTGGTACTTGATTGCCCCCTTCATGTTTATCCTTCTGCTGTTGGTACTTGTTCATTCTATGCCTACGTACTCTTGCATGGCCGTGACGCGCAGCATGTGATTTTGCAGCTCTGTGAGACGATATTGCACTGTCTTTAGTTGGATCTGTGAGATAGACGAAATGTATGTTTTGCTTCTGTTGCGGCGAGCTCATGGTAATCGCTTATTGAACataatactaatatttaAATGCAGCTCAACAAGTCATTTGGAATCATATGCAGATTGTTCACGAGAGTCCACTATAAGGGAGCTTTTGAGCTGATTTTAGGGTGCAATTTGGATGATAAATCCAAAATCGCTTTTCGGGAGACTACTTGAAAAGCactaattttaaaatttgcGCTATACTATAACTAGAATGCCAAGCCATGCAGTTTCCTAAAGCAGCACGGGCATTTGAAATTGCCGAGTTTTTTACGGCAGTTCTGCCAGCTTGGTAGGTTCTTCCTCACGTAATTGAGCGTTGCGAGGAATTGAGCTGTGAATGACGGATGTCGCGACCAGCCATTTCGCCTCTAAAAGTGATAtggaatttcttcttctcccacttCCTTATACAAAGCGCTGATAGCTTTGACAATGTCTTCTGGAAGAGGTCCTTGCTCGATGACATCGAGATTGGAGTTGAGTTGATCCACCGTAAACGAGCCAATGATAATCGCATCATCGTACTCGGTGTCAAGTACGCTATGATATGCAGTCCACCTTAACGCCGCAGCGTGGCCGCTAATTCCATGCTTAGCAGCCACTGCCAGTGCGTTTTCGGTTGCTGCTTCAATCGCAGGCTTCAAATACAGCGCTGAGTAGATTGCACCAAGAAAAGTCTATCTCTGTTAGATTAGACGCAGTCTAGACGTCTGATATGCAGAATACGAGAGAATGATACTCACTGATTTATCAAAACGGCCACCAGATATAGCATTTTTATGATTTCCGGCGAAGAAACCTCCTCCTGCGGGGCTATTGTCGAATATCAAGCTATATTAGCTACTTACTCTCTCCAATATGATCTCAGTGAGCGCCAATAGGAAACAATTACATACCTCCATGCGTAGAAGGAAATGTTGTGCCTGCGTAAGAGAggaaataattctttttctcctcctcggaCAACTGGATTGTATTGCCCTTCGTAAACACTAGGCTTTACGAACGATCGACGCTCACAAATTTCAAGAACCTGTTTAACTTCATCTGCAGTAAAATTAGACAGTCCAAATTTCTTAAATTTACCCACTTTATATGCCGCGTCAATAGCTTCGCATGTTTCTTCAAAAGGAGTGGCTCGGTCAGGTTGATGCAGATACAGAATATTGATTTGAGCGATTTGCAAGGCCTCAAGAGATATCTCAATCTCTTGGGCaatcttttcccttttgtgGCTTCCGGGCTCTCTCGAGAGCACTTTGGTATCAATAATGAAATTTTCACCAGCTCCTACAGCGCCTAGTCGGGGTTCAGATGTGCCTGGTGCGCCGGTCGAGTATACGCGGGCAGTATCAATTTGCCGGTAGCCACGGTTGTAGAAGGCATTGAGATATGCATTAACTTCGTCAGGTGTATCATAACGGGCTGTTTTGTCGACTTTTCTATCACCAAGCTGTAAATACGTTAGCAAAAATATCATTAGTATATGTATGACTAAGATAATGTACATTGCCAGCTCCAAGAATGACATTAAGACGGGATTGAGCTGTCATATTGAATGAGTGTATCGAAAGCACGTTAGGGTTTTAATGATTACGCAGCAGTGTTGACGGTAGATTCGACTGTAGCATCGCAACTTGACCTCAACAGCAGTGGACAGACTGTAATATATGTACAATGACGAAGCCTGTATTCACTATAGCATAGCTTTATTAGAAATCTCGTCCAATTGCTTCGGCAGCGATGTCTGTGAGTGTTCATTTACTGCATTCCATGGCCTGAAACTGCAAGTGGAGTTTCCAGTATTATGAGGAATGGCAATGTGAATGATAAGGAGCCGTCTTTGATCTTCTATTCCTAAAGTAGAAACTGCAAGGGTTTGATATCGGCAACTAATTATCGTTGTAGGAGACgaaatataatcttttattctAAGCGCGAGAAAATTCGAGCCGACTAAGCTCTCATGGTACACAAATTAAGAACAAAGTGAGGAATCATTAGAAGATCACCATTTTTAAGCATTCTAGAATTGGCAGTTGCCTAAATTGCTAGTATGCATGAACATTATAATAAGTATACTTATGCTGGTGCTAAATTAACGAAATCGGAAGctagaaaaaaacaagccaaaaaaaTGGAGCAGTATCTAAAAGTATTAGGGTATTTTACTTGACACACACGCGCGCGtggggaaagagaaagagagggaaagagagtGAAATTGTACCGTTGTACATCTAAATACAAGACCTAGGTTCCCTCTCATATTGTGCAAACATATATCCTGCATAATGTTCATGATTGAAGCTCTTTCATAGCTCGAAAGCTTCTAGGTTTACATCATGATAACCTACTTCCTTTACATTAAGATCTTGATTGGTTTTATTTCTcgatattttattttcctcaATCCATCAAAGTTGCATTTGTCGTTGAAGTAGTAGTGGTCGAGTGTCATTTCATAAATGTAAAACTTTCGCGCTCACAAAAATGTAGGGCTCTGACAATACAAAGCTAGATGTGATGTCGTAGGGGATATGCTATTCTTTGGGCGGCCTACATTCAAATGTAGAACTTTTAACACTCTCCAACTTATTCTTTCCTGAATGTAGTTGGCTTCAATGTAACATGTAAcgccctcttttttcttactaTTTAGTCTTCTACTACCGAGGTTGCAGGTCGCCCACATATTTCGAGTCCGGAGATTAGTGTGGCTTTACCGACGGATATGTGAGCACCCGTACATTACCGTATATTAACCCATagctagtattaatattttaactgTTCCATAGTAAATTTACGGGCACCTCTGTTTAATTATTCCAATAAGTTGAGCAT
It encodes:
- a CDS encoding uncharacterized protein (EggNog:ENOG41~antiSMASH:Cluster_2.6), encoding MSSPQQKQNIHFVYLTDPTKDSAISSHRAAKSHAARHGHARVRRHRMNKYQQQKDKHEGGNQVPHASASDSAVSAGRTRSAEASSSSHANEGGREIILYPPRASQPLFLETSTISSFHKNVYSVHGLEFNRTEQFLLHHYVTFVIPFGKRHCRKYTNSDVWKRFMLTELIPLALSNSGLLSAILLSSCRSLFKQEQNKYYVELATYYKLACLRSMSELLASQNRQVSDSAIAQASLLAADEINIGDRNTSKQHMDAAKSMVDLKGGNDKLGLNGFLGALVDTLTCAVALRNPIDCER
- a CDS encoding uncharacterized protein (SMCOG1039:aldo/keto reductase family oxidoreductase~antiSMASH:Cluster_2.6) codes for the protein MTAQSRLNVILGAGNLGDRKVDKTARYDTPDEVNAYLNAFYNRGYRQIDTARVYSTGAPGTSEPRLGAVGAGENFIIDTKVLSREPGSHKREKIAQEIEISLEALQIAQINILYLHQPDRATPFEETCEAIDAAYKVGKFKKFGLSNFTADEVKQVLEICERRSFVKPSVYEGQYNPVVRGGEKELFPLLRRHNISFYAWSPAGGGFFAGNHKNAISGGRFDKSTFLGAIYSALYLKPAIEAATENALAVAAKHGISGHAAALRWTAYHSVLDTEYDDAIIIGSFTVDQLNSNLDVIEQGPLPEDIVKAISALYKEVGEEEIPYHF